Proteins from a genomic interval of Rosa chinensis cultivar Old Blush chromosome 2, RchiOBHm-V2, whole genome shotgun sequence:
- the LOC112186692 gene encoding LRR receptor-like serine/threonine-protein kinase HSL2, whose product MMTLLAPKPLLILCTLSFYFSYVMAFSAGDTQILLRVKTQLDDPDGNLNDWVSGSNQSPCNWSGITCEQKNFSIVSIDMSRFGVYGGFPAELCRIRTLQNLTLNFNSINGTLSTKLLSLCSHLQALELEENDIVGELPEFPPEFTGLRVLNLKMNNFTGDIPASFGRFPQLRVLKLAGNLLTGPFPKFLTNLSELTRLDIAYNPTMKPSLLPPEIGNLTNLQELVIFNINLTGNIPDSIGNLVSLRNLDLSQNSLSGTIPESIGRLRSAQQIELYLNRLYGELPDSIANLTSLQNLDLSQNGFTGKFSERIAGIRFISLRLADNLLEGSVPDIVANSPDLVQLHLFNNSFSGSLPENLGRNSALQDLDVSTNKFTGELPQHLCYGKNLSSLVIFWNQFSGNLPDTLSECQSLNYVRIEQNELSGQVSDKFWGLPLLIHLRMHNNRLSGPVSSSISFANGLEALTISGNVFSGQLPPQICKLSALVELDVSDNQFSGEVPSCMTELKNLQKLRMQQNLFTGEIPRHLSSWTQLTELNLSKNRFSGPIPPELGDLPVLNYLDLSDNSLTGEIPVDLTKLKLGQFNLSDNKLYGEIPTGLDYELFAPGLLGNPGLCSSNLKQVHPCQRTKSPTLLLAVILSICVALLVGSVLWYLKIRAQVFGGKAKRLYSVTSFQRVGFNEDDVFPSLTNENLIATGGSGHVYRVKLKSGQVLAVKKLWGGSSRKPESELVFRSEVETLGRIRHGNIVKLVFCCSGEDCRILAYEYMVNGSLGDALHGEKLGPLVDWAARFNVALGSAHGLAYLHHDCVPAIVHRDVKSNNILLDEEWTPRVADFGLAKTLERDVASGHGAMSQIAGSYGYIAPEYAYTLKVTEKSDVYSFGVVLLELITGKRPNDLSFGENKDIVKWVTEAALSSTSSCDGDGENAEGCGIDLSQIVDPRMNPTTMDFEEIENVLNVALLCTSAFPINRPSMRRVVELLKDQKPASQK is encoded by the exons ATGATGACGCTTTTAGCTCCAAAACCGCTGCTGATTCTCTGTACTCTATCATTTTACTTCTCCTACGTTATGGCCTTTTCGGCCGGAGACACTCAGATCCTGCTCCGGGTAAAAACCCAACTCGACGACCCCGATGGAAACCTCAACGACTGGGTTTCTGGCAGCAATCAGAGTCCATGCAATTGGTCAGGAATCACTTGTGAGCAGAAAAATTTCTCCATTGTTTCAATAGACATGTCCAGGTTTGGTGTTTACGGCGGATTTCCAGCTGAGTTGTGCCGGATTCGGACCCTTCAGAACCTCACTTTGAACTTCAACTCCATCAACGGTACACTCTCCACTAAGCTCCTGTCTCTCTGCTCACACCTTCAAGCTTTGGAGCTCGAGGAGAACGACATCGTCGGAGAATTGCCGGAATTTCCACCCGAGTTTACTGGTTTACGAGTCTTGAATCTCAAAATGAACAACTTTACTGGAGATATCCCGGCGAGTTTCGGGCGGTTTCCGCAACTGAGAGTGCTGAAGCTTGCCGGGAACTTGCTCACCGGTCCGTTTCCAAAGTTCTTGACCAACCTGAGTGAGTTGACTCGTTTGGATATTGCTTACAATCCAACAATGAAGCCTAGTTTGCTCCCTCCAGAAATCGGAAACTTAACCAATCTCCAGGAGCTGGTTATCTTCAACATCAATCTAACAGGCAATATTCCGGACTCCATCGGAAACCTGGTCTCGCTCAGAAACCTGGACTTGTCCCAGAATTCGTTATCCGGGACAATTCCAGAGAGCATTGGAAGGTTGAGAAGTGCACAACAAATAGAGCTCTATTTGAACCGATTGTACGGCGAATTGCCGGACAGTATTGCAAACTTGACGTCTCTGCAGAACTTGGATTTGTCACAGAACGGATTCACAGGCAAATTCTCTGAAAGAATAGCCGGAATTCGTTTCATTTCTCTGCGACTGGCCGATAACCTTTTAGAGGGCTCTGTTCCGGATATCGTAGCCAACAGTCCTGATCTGGTTCAGTTGCATCTCTTCAATAACAGCTTTTCCGGTTCACTCCCGGAAAATCTAGGCCGAAATTCAGCTCTGCAAGATTTAGATGTCTCAACCAATAAATTCACCGGCGAGCTGCCTCAGCATCTCTGCTACGGTAAAAATCTCAGCAGTCTGGTTATATTCTGGAACCAATTCTCTGGAAATTTACCGGATACACTAAGCGAGTGTCAATCCCTGAACTATGTTCGAATTGAACAGAATGAACTCTCCGGTCAAGTGTCGGACAAGTTTTGGGGTCTGCCTCTGCTTATACATCTTCGAATGCATAACAACAGACTCAGCGGACCGGTTTCGTCTTCTATTTCCTTTGCTAATGGTCTCGAAGCCCTTACGATCTCTGGCAACGTCTTCTCCGGCCAGCTTCCACCGCAGATTTGCAAGTTGTCCGCGCTGGTAGAGCTGGACGTGAGCGACAATCAGTTTTCCGGTGAAGTTCCGTCTTGTATGACAGAgctgaagaatcttcagaagctTAGGATGCAGCAGAATTTGTTCACCGGTGAGATTCCAAGACATTTGAGTTCATGGACCCAGTTAACCGAGTTGAACCTATCCAAAAACCGATTCTCAGGTCCAATTCCTCCAGAGCTGGGTGACTTACCGGTGCTGAATTACTTGGACCTCTCTGATAACTCACTCACCGGTGAGATTCCGGTGGATTTGACCAAGCTCAAGCTCGGCCAGTTCAATCTCTCAGACAACAAACTGTACGGTGAGATACCAACTGGGCTGGACTACGAGCTCTTCGCACCGGGTCTACTGGGCAACCCGGGTCTATGCAGTTCGAATTTAAAGCAGGTTCATCCATGTCAGAGAACCAAATCCCCTACTCTTTTATTGGCTGTTATTCTCTCCATTTGCGTTGCACTGCTGGTTGGATCTGTTCTTTGGTATCTGAAAATTAGAGCACAAGTTTTTGGCGGTAAAGCCAAACGGCTTTACAGTGTGACCTCTTTTCAACGGGTCGGGTTCAATGAAGACGATGTGTTTCCCTCGTTAACCAATGAGAATCTGATTGCAACGGGCGGGTCGGGTCATGTTTACAGAGTGAAGTTGAAGTCGGGCCAAGTTTTGGCGGTTAAGAAGCTATGGGGTGGAAGTAGCAGGAAGCCGGAAAGTGAGTTGGTCTTTAGATCCGAGGTGGAGACGCTGGGTCGGATCCGGCATGGCAATATTGTAAAATTGGTGTTCTGTTGCAGTGGGGAGGATTGTAGGATATTGGCCTATGAGTACATGGTGAATGGGAGCTTGGGTGATGCTTTGCATGGAGAGAAGCTTGGGCCTTTGGTGGACTGGGCCGCGAGGTTCAACGTTGCTTTGGGCTCGGCCCACGGGCTGGCCTATCTTCATCACGACTGTGTTCCGGCCATCGTGCACCGGGATGTGAAGAGTAACAACATATTGCTCGACGAGGAGTGGACACCGCGTGTGGCCGATTTCGGGCTCGCCAAGACGTTGGAGCGTGACGTGGCATCCGGACATGGTGCCATGTCACAGATAGCTGGATCCTACGGCTATATTGCGCCAG AATATGCATACACACTAAAAGTTACTGAGAAGAGCGACGTCTACAGCTTCGGTGTGGTGTTACTGGAactgatcaccggtaagaggcCGAATGACTTATCCTTTGGGGAGAACAAGGACATAGTGAAGTGGGTTACTGAGGCTGCGTTGTCTTCTACTTCCTCTTGTGATGGGGACGGTGAAAATGCAGAAGGTTGTGGGATTGATCTTAGCCAGATTGTTGACCCAAGAATGAACCCAACTACAATGGATTTTGAAGAGATTGAGAATGTTTTGAATGTGGCTCTTCTTTGCACCTCTGCGTTTCCAATTAACAGGCCATCCATGAGAAGAGTGGTCGAATTGCTGAAAGATCAGAAACCAGCTAGTCAAAAATGA